From a single Micromonospora pallida genomic region:
- a CDS encoding RecB family exonuclease, whose product MTAEPVTTRQQTATAQVPPTVRASLSPSRAADFKTCPLLYRFRSIDRLPERPSVEQVRGTLVHAVLERLFDLPADGRTPVAAGDLVAPQWDRLVTEQPELAALFPDGDPAAVAEFLRSAAALLDGYFTVEDPRRLEPAERESLISAVVDDELLIRGYLDRLDVAPDGALRVVDYKTGGAPREAFEARALFQLKFYALVLWRTRGVVPRVLRLLYLRDAEVCDYTPDAEELARFERTVVALWRAIEQATERRDFRPRPSRLCDWCSHQALCPTFGGTPPPFPEAAASADPLRDARSRPAPPPGADE is encoded by the coding sequence ATGACGGCGGAACCGGTGACCACACGGCAGCAGACGGCTACGGCACAGGTGCCGCCGACGGTACGGGCGTCGCTGTCCCCGTCCCGGGCTGCCGACTTCAAGACCTGCCCGCTGCTCTACCGGTTCCGCAGCATCGACCGGCTGCCGGAGCGCCCGTCGGTGGAGCAGGTCCGGGGCACGCTGGTGCACGCCGTGCTGGAGCGGCTGTTCGACCTGCCGGCCGACGGCCGGACCCCGGTCGCCGCCGGTGACCTGGTCGCCCCCCAGTGGGACCGGCTGGTCACCGAGCAGCCGGAGCTGGCGGCGCTGTTCCCCGACGGCGACCCGGCTGCCGTGGCCGAGTTCCTCCGCTCCGCCGCCGCCCTGCTGGACGGGTACTTCACCGTCGAGGACCCGCGCCGGCTGGAGCCGGCCGAGCGGGAGAGTCTGATCTCCGCGGTGGTCGACGACGAGCTGCTGATCCGGGGTTACCTCGACCGGCTCGACGTGGCGCCGGACGGGGCGCTACGGGTGGTCGACTACAAGACCGGCGGCGCGCCGAGGGAGGCGTTCGAGGCCCGCGCGCTGTTCCAGCTCAAGTTCTACGCCCTGGTGCTGTGGCGCACCCGGGGCGTGGTGCCACGGGTGCTGCGCCTGCTCTACCTGCGCGACGCCGAGGTCTGCGACTACACCCCCGACGCCGAGGAGCTGGCCCGGTTCGAGCGTACGGTGGTGGCCCTGTGGCGGGCGATCGAACAGGCCACCGAGCGCCGGGACTTCCGACCCCGGCCCAGCCGGCTCTGCGACTGGTGCAGCCACCAGGCGCTCTGCCCGACCTTCGGCGGGACGCCACCGCCGTTCCCGGAGGCGGCGGCGAGCGCCGATCCGCTGCGGGACGCCCGTTCCCGGCCGGCTCCGCCGCCGGGCGCGGACGAGTGA
- a CDS encoding M50 family metallopeptidase, with amino-acid sequence MFGVPLHLNTSMVLLALLVTVLYAVFARQRLGLSPLGGYLIGLGFVVSLLGSVLLHELGHALTARRYGIGVRGITLELLGGYTEMDRDAPTPRVDLLISLAGPAVSAVLGVAAVAATLALPDRTLFHQLAFQLAVSNVVVAIFNILPGLPLDGGRALRAAIWSATRDRHLATEIAGWVGRAVALGTAVLVTLLTVRDVLAPLALPLVLLVAVTLWRGAGQSIRLARMSRRFPLVDLSRLARPVLGVPSGTPLAEAQRRRAENGPPDAALAVTDAAGRPVALVDPARVAAVPPERRPWLAVDEVARSLAGVPALPVGLDGERVVEAVQTHPGAQYVVTSGEDVVGVLHIADLAQLLEPKRKMNT; translated from the coding sequence GTGTTCGGGGTGCCGCTGCACCTGAACACCTCGATGGTCCTGCTCGCCCTGCTGGTCACCGTCCTGTACGCGGTGTTCGCCCGCCAGCGGCTCGGCCTTTCCCCACTCGGCGGCTACCTCATCGGCCTCGGCTTCGTGGTCTCGCTGCTCGGCTCAGTGCTGCTGCACGAACTCGGGCACGCCCTGACCGCCCGCCGGTACGGCATCGGCGTGCGCGGGATCACCCTCGAACTGCTCGGCGGGTACACCGAGATGGACCGGGACGCCCCGACACCCCGGGTGGACCTGCTGATCTCCCTCGCCGGACCGGCGGTCTCGGCGGTGCTCGGCGTAGCCGCCGTGGCAGCCACCCTCGCCCTGCCCGACCGCACCCTGTTCCACCAGCTCGCCTTCCAGCTCGCGGTGAGCAACGTCGTCGTGGCGATCTTCAACATCCTGCCCGGCCTGCCGCTGGACGGCGGGCGGGCGCTGCGGGCGGCGATCTGGTCGGCCACCCGCGACCGGCACCTCGCCACCGAGATAGCCGGCTGGGTCGGGCGGGCGGTCGCCCTGGGCACGGCGGTCCTGGTCACCCTGCTGACCGTGCGGGACGTGCTGGCGCCGCTGGCGCTGCCCCTGGTGCTACTGGTCGCCGTGACGCTCTGGCGGGGCGCCGGTCAGTCGATCCGGCTCGCCCGGATGAGCCGACGGTTCCCGCTGGTCGACCTGTCCCGGCTGGCCCGCCCGGTACTCGGGGTGCCCAGCGGCACCCCACTGGCCGAGGCGCAGCGCCGCCGGGCCGAGAACGGGCCCCCGGACGCCGCGCTCGCCGTCACCGACGCCGCCGGTCGCCCGGTCGCCCTGGTCGACCCGGCCCGCGTCGCGGCGGTGCCACCCGAGCGGCGGCCCTGGCTGGCCGTCGACGAGGTGGCCCGGTCGCTGGCCGGGGTGCCCGCCCTCCCGGTCGGGCTGGACGGGGAACGCGTGGTGGAGGCCGTGCAGACCCACCCGGGCGCACAGTACGTCGTGACGTCAGGCGAAGATGTCGTCGGCGTTCTGCACATCGCGGATCTGGCGCAGCTCCTGGAACCCAAACGGAAGATGAACACGTGA
- a CDS encoding response regulator — MTESTTRPVRVLLADDQPLLRTGFRMVLGAEDDLDIVAEAGDGVEAVDLARRLLPDVVLMDIRMPRMDGVAATRAIVEARLPVRVLILTTFDLDEYVVGALRAGASGFLAKDVPAEDLVTAIRTVAAGEAVVAPRILKRLLDRFADLLPDPSATPPKALGSLTDREREVLVQVARGLSNAEIARALSVSETTIKTHVGHVLTKLGLRDRVQAVVLAYESGLVRPRG, encoded by the coding sequence TTGACCGAGAGTACGACGCGACCGGTGCGGGTGCTGCTCGCCGACGACCAGCCGCTGTTGCGTACCGGCTTCCGGATGGTGCTGGGGGCCGAGGACGACCTGGACATCGTCGCCGAGGCCGGCGACGGTGTCGAGGCGGTGGACCTGGCCCGCCGGCTGCTGCCCGACGTGGTGCTGATGGACATCCGGATGCCCCGGATGGACGGGGTCGCGGCGACCCGCGCGATCGTCGAGGCGCGCCTGCCGGTGCGGGTGCTGATCCTGACCACCTTCGACCTCGACGAGTACGTGGTGGGGGCGTTGCGGGCCGGGGCCAGCGGATTCCTCGCCAAGGACGTGCCGGCCGAGGACCTGGTCACCGCGATCCGGACGGTCGCGGCGGGCGAGGCGGTGGTGGCGCCCCGGATCCTGAAGCGGCTGCTGGACCGTTTCGCCGACCTGCTGCCCGACCCGTCGGCCACGCCGCCGAAGGCGCTGGGGTCGCTGACCGACCGGGAACGGGAGGTGCTGGTGCAGGTCGCCCGGGGCCTGTCCAACGCCGAGATCGCCCGGGCGTTGTCGGTCAGCGAGACGACGATCAAGACGCACGTCGGGCACGTCCTGACCAAGCTCGGCCTGCGCGACCGGGTGCAGGCGGTGGTGCTGGCGTACGAGTCGGGTCTGGTCCGCCCCCGGGGCTGA
- a CDS encoding ferredoxin, with the protein MPEVATDQLQVWVDQDLCTGDGLCVQYAPEVFEFDVDGLAYVKGTDGELRMTPGARVDVPAHLRLEVIDSAKECPGECIHVVRDDGVEVAGPDAD; encoded by the coding sequence ATGCCGGAGGTCGCGACCGACCAGTTGCAGGTCTGGGTGGACCAGGACCTGTGCACGGGCGACGGGCTCTGCGTGCAGTACGCGCCGGAGGTCTTCGAGTTCGACGTCGACGGCCTGGCGTACGTCAAGGGCACCGACGGCGAGCTGCGGATGACCCCGGGCGCCCGGGTGGACGTCCCGGCCCACCTGCGCCTCGAGGTGATCGACTCGGCGAAGGAATGCCCCGGCGAGTGCATCCACGTCGTCCGGGACGACGGGGTCGAGGTCGCCGGCCCGGACGCCGACTGA
- a CDS encoding sensor histidine kinase: MTEFPHWLRQRPLTADVLSVGGLVLLEVVFTLLAPRDLWPRQLPVAIGWSLVCAAPVAIRRVAPWLAVGATVLTLALPALLGYTPAAQSITFVVLTYTMAANRPTRPAILAAVLLWLPVALVNVFAPPTGVFELTPALLVLNNLLIGLVSFSVGRAVHARRTSTEALRERARVAEANQRSLAEQAVADERRRIARELHDVVAHHVSVMGVLATGARRVLRRDPDAADEAIATIEDTSRSTLREMRRLLDVLRTDEPAAELAPQPGLAGIETLVEQVREAGLPVTLTVEGSPGPLEEGVTLTVYRIVQEALTNALKHAGPATAQVTLTFSAVWLVVDVTDTGRGPGADSPDRIGHGLVGMRERVGLYGGSLRTGRLPGGGFRVYATLPMEQLAPDPGAGARHGRRVD, encoded by the coding sequence GTGACCGAGTTCCCCCACTGGCTACGACAGCGTCCGCTCACCGCGGACGTGCTGTCCGTCGGCGGCCTGGTGTTGCTGGAGGTCGTGTTCACCCTGCTCGCGCCCCGGGACCTCTGGCCCCGGCAGTTGCCGGTGGCGATCGGCTGGAGCCTGGTCTGCGCCGCGCCGGTGGCGATCCGCCGGGTGGCGCCGTGGCTGGCGGTGGGCGCCACGGTGCTGACCCTGGCCCTGCCGGCCCTGCTCGGGTACACCCCGGCCGCGCAGAGCATCACGTTCGTGGTGTTGACGTACACGATGGCGGCGAACCGACCGACCCGGCCGGCGATCCTGGCGGCGGTGCTGCTCTGGTTGCCGGTCGCGCTGGTCAACGTGTTCGCGCCGCCGACGGGCGTGTTCGAGCTGACCCCCGCTCTCCTGGTGCTGAACAACCTGCTGATCGGCCTGGTGTCGTTCTCGGTGGGTCGGGCGGTGCACGCCCGCCGGACCTCCACCGAGGCGCTGCGGGAGCGGGCCCGGGTGGCGGAGGCGAACCAACGTTCCCTGGCCGAGCAGGCGGTCGCCGACGAGCGGCGGCGGATCGCCCGGGAACTGCACGACGTGGTGGCCCACCACGTCAGCGTGATGGGGGTGCTGGCCACCGGTGCCCGCCGGGTGCTGCGTCGGGATCCGGACGCCGCCGACGAGGCGATCGCCACGATCGAGGACACCAGCCGGTCCACGCTGCGGGAGATGCGCCGGCTGCTGGACGTGCTGCGGACCGACGAGCCGGCCGCCGAGCTGGCCCCGCAGCCCGGTCTGGCCGGCATCGAGACGCTGGTCGAGCAGGTCCGCGAGGCGGGTCTGCCGGTGACGCTGACGGTGGAGGGCAGCCCCGGCCCGCTGGAGGAGGGGGTGACCCTGACCGTCTACCGGATCGTGCAGGAGGCGCTCACCAACGCGCTGAAGCACGCCGGGCCGGCCACCGCGCAGGTCACCCTGACCTTCAGCGCGGTGTGGCTGGTCGTGGACGTCACCGACACCGGCCGGGGTCCGGGCGCCGACTCGCCCGACCGGATCGGGCACGGCCTGGTCGGCATGCGCGAACGGGTCGGCCTCTACGGTGGGAGCCTGCGCACCGGTCGGCTTCCCGGCGGCGGTTTCCGGGTCTACGCCACGTTACCGATGGAACAGCTCGCCCCGGACCCGGGAGCGGGCGCCCGGCACGGCAGGAGAGTGGATTGA
- a CDS encoding ABC transporter permease has protein sequence MIRATLKSLLARKVRLLLSGLAVVLGVMFVSGAFVLTDTLGRSFDSIFADVYEGVDVDVTAKPKVAVDPTQPQQVVTPFPAATLDRVDTLPGVAGATGMVSAPGPQLIGHNGKVVPSLGPPQMGGNWLGESDLVRLREGHEPRTDDEIVVNVALAEAAKVSVGDRVGVVSTFAPKREFTLVGIFGYSGDRDSIGGAQEVVFTTPVAQRLVLGQPDTYSSIALRAEDGVRPETLRDDVAGVLGAEYDVKTGAQASEAAAAGLKEGLSFFNQILLGFAAVALLVGTFLILNTFSIIVAQRTRELALMRAIGASGRQVIGSVVLEAIAVGLLASVLGLAAGIGIGALLAYVFGQVAGGLALAGLAVPPAAVISSFAVGMLITLVAALLPALRAARIPPIAAMQDVATPDRPLTKVTVAGVVVTGVGAVLLALGLTGNAGGNTLATILGGVLFAFVGVALLTPLISRPVVSLLGALFAWSVPGKLGRLNSGRNPRRTAITAAALMVGIALVTGVTVVLDSAKSSIADRAADTIDAELTISGSQSGPRQPTFDPAVVDRAAALPGVSAAVGLFNDFAEVEGERRYVNAATDLAAAGRIYQATATSGTLATLRPDQIALSEPVAKNRGKAVGDTLTVQFARGARHTYTVVAIVPEDRLPGSYLLPRESAADFTVPQPYLALVQLADGTSIEQVQPRLEELVADSPEVSVADRAAFVEQQTGVFDQLLTMIQILLALAIVIAVLGIINTLALSVLERTRELGLLRAIGLRRSQTMRMITVEAVVISVFGALLGVAVGSGLGAAVVRALEDEGITDLVLPWSQMGVFLGLAALIGVIAAAVPAARAARINVLGAIAHD, from the coding sequence ATGATCCGGGCGACGCTGAAGAGCCTGCTGGCCCGGAAGGTCCGGCTGCTCCTGTCCGGTCTGGCGGTGGTGCTGGGCGTCATGTTCGTCTCCGGGGCGTTCGTGCTCACCGACACCCTCGGCCGCTCCTTCGACTCGATCTTCGCCGACGTCTACGAGGGCGTCGACGTCGACGTCACCGCCAAGCCGAAGGTCGCGGTCGACCCGACCCAGCCCCAGCAGGTCGTGACGCCGTTCCCGGCCGCCACCCTGGACCGGGTCGACACGCTGCCCGGGGTGGCCGGGGCCACCGGCATGGTCAGCGCGCCGGGCCCCCAGTTGATCGGCCACAACGGCAAGGTGGTCCCCAGCCTGGGACCGCCGCAGATGGGTGGCAACTGGCTCGGCGAGAGCGACCTGGTGCGACTGCGCGAGGGACACGAACCCCGGACCGACGACGAGATCGTGGTCAACGTGGCCCTCGCCGAGGCGGCGAAGGTGTCCGTCGGGGACCGGGTCGGGGTGGTGTCCACCTTCGCACCGAAGCGCGAGTTCACCCTGGTCGGGATCTTCGGCTACAGCGGCGACCGGGACAGCATCGGCGGCGCGCAGGAGGTCGTGTTCACCACGCCGGTGGCGCAGCGGCTGGTGCTCGGCCAGCCCGACACGTACAGCAGCATCGCCCTGCGCGCCGAGGACGGCGTACGCCCGGAGACGCTGCGGGACGACGTCGCGGGGGTCCTCGGCGCCGAGTACGACGTGAAGACCGGCGCGCAGGCCTCGGAGGCGGCCGCGGCCGGGCTCAAGGAGGGGCTGTCGTTCTTCAACCAGATCCTGCTCGGCTTCGCCGCGGTGGCGCTGCTGGTCGGCACCTTCCTCATCCTCAACACGTTCTCGATCATCGTGGCGCAGCGCACCCGGGAACTGGCCCTGATGCGGGCGATCGGGGCGAGCGGCCGGCAGGTCATCGGCTCGGTGGTTCTCGAGGCGATCGCGGTGGGGCTGCTCGCCTCGGTGCTCGGCCTCGCCGCCGGCATCGGCATCGGCGCGCTGCTGGCGTACGTGTTCGGGCAGGTCGCCGGCGGGCTCGCCCTGGCCGGGTTGGCCGTGCCCCCGGCGGCGGTGATCAGCTCCTTCGCGGTGGGCATGCTGATCACGCTGGTGGCGGCGCTGTTGCCGGCGCTGCGGGCGGCCCGGATCCCGCCGATCGCGGCGATGCAGGACGTGGCCACGCCGGACCGGCCGCTGACCAAGGTCACCGTCGCCGGCGTGGTCGTCACCGGTGTCGGCGCCGTCCTGCTGGCGCTGGGCCTGACCGGCAACGCCGGCGGGAACACCCTGGCGACCATCCTCGGCGGGGTGCTGTTCGCGTTCGTCGGGGTGGCCCTGCTCACCCCGTTGATCAGCCGACCGGTGGTGTCCCTGCTCGGTGCCCTCTTCGCCTGGTCGGTGCCGGGCAAGCTGGGCCGGCTCAACTCCGGGCGCAACCCGCGCCGCACCGCCATCACCGCCGCCGCGCTGATGGTCGGTATCGCCCTGGTCACCGGCGTGACCGTGGTGCTGGACTCGGCGAAGTCGAGCATCGCCGACCGCGCGGCGGACACCATCGACGCCGAGCTGACCATCTCCGGGTCGCAGAGCGGCCCCCGGCAGCCGACCTTCGACCCGGCGGTGGTGGACCGGGCCGCCGCGCTGCCCGGGGTGAGCGCCGCCGTCGGGCTGTTCAACGACTTCGCCGAGGTCGAGGGGGAACGGCGGTACGTCAACGCCGCTACCGACCTGGCTGCTGCCGGCCGGATCTACCAGGCGACGGCCACCTCCGGGACCCTCGCCACGCTCCGGCCGGACCAGATCGCGCTCAGCGAGCCGGTGGCGAAGAACCGTGGCAAGGCAGTCGGCGACACCCTCACCGTCCAGTTCGCCCGGGGTGCCCGGCACACCTACACGGTCGTCGCGATCGTGCCCGAGGACCGGCTGCCCGGCTCGTACCTGCTGCCCCGCGAGAGCGCCGCGGACTTCACCGTCCCCCAGCCGTACCTGGCGCTGGTGCAGCTCGCCGACGGCACCAGCATCGAGCAGGTGCAGCCCCGCCTGGAGGAGTTGGTTGCCGACAGCCCGGAGGTGTCGGTCGCCGACCGGGCCGCCTTCGTCGAGCAGCAGACCGGCGTGTTCGACCAACTGCTCACGATGATCCAGATCCTGCTCGCGCTGGCGATCGTGATCGCCGTACTCGGGATCATCAACACGCTGGCCCTGTCGGTGCTGGAGCGTACCCGCGAGCTGGGCCTGCTGCGGGCGATCGGACTGCGGCGGTCGCAGACCATGCGGATGATCACCGTGGAGGCGGTGGTGATCTCGGTCTTCGGCGCGCTGCTCGGCGTGGCGGTTGGCTCCGGGCTCGGCGCGGCCGTGGTCCGGGCCCTCGAGGACGAGGGCATCACCGACCTGGTCCTGCCGTGGTCGCAGATGGGGGTGTTCCTGGGGCTCGCCGCCCTGATCGGGGTGATCGCCGCGGCCGTTCCGGCGGCCCGCGCCGCCCGGATCAACGTCCTCGGTGCCATCGCCCACGACTGA
- a CDS encoding tRNA (adenine-N1)-methyltransferase, whose amino-acid sequence MTAHPTAPPAENGIPVPAEPAALPPVHRGPFRPGDRVQLTDPKGRMHTVTLEPGKAFHTHRGILEHDALIGQPDGSVVTTSGGGTAFLALRPLLSDYVLSMPRGAQVIYPKDSAQIVAMGDIFPGAKVLEAGAGSGALSCSLLRAVGTGGELHSYEVRDDFAQIARRNVEAFFNGPHPAWRLNVGDVADCPETGFDRIILDMLAPWEMLDMVERALVPGGVLIGYVATTPQLSELVEALRERGGWTEPRAWESLVRDWHAEGLAVRPDHRMIAHTAFLVSARKLAPGVTAPPRRRKPSKGTEAYAQRRQLLRDAEAARLAATRTAEPDGVAPEETDAP is encoded by the coding sequence GTGACCGCACACCCCACCGCCCCGCCGGCCGAGAACGGCATCCCGGTGCCCGCCGAACCGGCGGCGCTGCCTCCCGTGCACCGCGGGCCGTTCCGCCCCGGTGACCGGGTCCAGCTCACCGACCCGAAGGGGCGCATGCACACGGTCACCCTGGAACCGGGCAAGGCCTTTCACACCCACCGTGGCATCCTCGAACACGACGCGCTGATCGGTCAGCCCGACGGCAGCGTGGTGACCACCTCCGGCGGCGGCACCGCCTTCCTGGCCCTGCGGCCGCTGCTGTCGGACTACGTGCTCTCCATGCCGCGCGGCGCGCAGGTCATCTACCCGAAGGACTCGGCGCAGATCGTCGCGATGGGCGACATCTTCCCCGGCGCGAAGGTCCTCGAGGCCGGCGCCGGCTCCGGTGCGTTGAGCTGCTCGCTGCTGCGCGCGGTGGGCACCGGGGGCGAGCTGCACTCCTACGAGGTGCGCGACGACTTCGCCCAGATCGCCCGCCGCAACGTCGAGGCGTTCTTCAACGGCCCGCACCCGGCGTGGCGGCTGAACGTCGGCGACGTCGCCGACTGCCCGGAGACCGGGTTCGACCGGATCATCCTGGACATGCTCGCCCCGTGGGAGATGCTCGACATGGTCGAGCGGGCCCTCGTCCCCGGTGGGGTCCTGATCGGGTACGTGGCCACCACGCCGCAGCTCTCCGAACTGGTGGAGGCGCTGCGCGAGCGGGGTGGCTGGACCGAGCCGCGGGCCTGGGAGTCGCTGGTGCGGGACTGGCACGCCGAGGGCCTGGCGGTCCGCCCCGACCACCGGATGATCGCGCACACCGCCTTCCTGGTGTCCGCGCGTAAGCTCGCCCCCGGCGTCACCGCGCCGCCCCGGCGGCGCAAGCCCAGCAAGGGCACCGAGGCGTACGCGCAGCGCCGGCAGTTGCTGCGGGACGCCGAGGCGGCCCGGCTGGCGGCGACCCGGACAGCCGAGCCGGACGGAGTCGCGCCGGAGGAGACGGACGCCCCGTGA
- a CDS encoding HAD family hydrolase, which produces MLFDMDGTLVDSEKLWDIALHELAVEYGGKLSERTRLAMVGSSMAASMAMLHADLGQPWRDPEVSAAWINDRIVGLFRTGLRWRPGASDLLRAVRAAGLPTALVTSSGRRLVEIALDTLGRDNFDVVVCGDEVVAAKPHPEPYLTAARLLGVPIDRCVAIEDSPTGVASALAAGAAVLAVPLEVPVEVVDGVHLRESLTAVDLAVLAALLHPPAAPPAG; this is translated from the coding sequence TCTGGGACATCGCGCTGCACGAGCTGGCCGTCGAGTACGGGGGGAAGCTCTCCGAGCGGACCAGGCTCGCCATGGTGGGCAGCAGCATGGCCGCCTCGATGGCCATGCTGCACGCCGACCTGGGGCAGCCGTGGCGCGATCCGGAGGTCAGCGCGGCGTGGATCAATGACCGGATCGTGGGGCTGTTCCGCACCGGGCTGCGGTGGCGGCCCGGCGCGTCGGACCTGCTGCGCGCGGTACGGGCGGCCGGCCTGCCGACCGCCCTGGTCACCTCCAGCGGCCGGCGGCTGGTGGAGATCGCGTTGGACACCCTCGGCCGGGACAACTTCGACGTGGTGGTCTGCGGCGACGAGGTGGTGGCGGCGAAACCGCATCCGGAGCCGTACCTGACGGCGGCGCGGCTGCTCGGGGTGCCGATCGACCGTTGCGTGGCGATCGAGGACTCGCCGACCGGGGTGGCCAGCGCGTTGGCCGCCGGGGCGGCGGTGCTCGCCGTGCCGTTGGAGGTGCCGGTCGAGGTGGTCGACGGGGTGCACCTGCGGGAGAGCCTGACAGCCGTGGACCTGGCCGTGCTGGCCGCCCTGCTCCACCCGCCCGCCGCCCCACCCGCCGGATAG
- a CDS encoding ABC transporter ATP-binding protein, which yields MTVTVDRHAQVAARASEVWKVYGSGEAQVLALRGVSVEFERGRFTAIMGPSGSGKSTLMHCLAGLDTVTRGTVSIGDTTVTGLKDAGLTKLRRDQVGFIFQQFNLLPTLTAKENILLPLSIAGRKPDPAWYDTVIDTVGLRDRLDHRPSQLSGGQQQRVACARALVSRPDVIFADEPTGNLDSRSGAEVLRFLRDSVREHGQTIVMVTHDPTAAAYADRVVFLADGQIVSELIEPTADTVLDTMKKLDVPAVEVTN from the coding sequence GTGACCGTAACGGTGGACCGCCACGCGCAGGTCGCAGCCCGCGCCAGTGAGGTGTGGAAGGTGTACGGCAGCGGCGAGGCCCAGGTTCTCGCGCTGCGCGGGGTGAGCGTGGAGTTCGAACGCGGACGCTTCACCGCGATCATGGGCCCGTCCGGGTCGGGCAAGTCGACGTTGATGCACTGCCTGGCCGGGTTGGACACGGTCACCCGGGGCACCGTATCGATCGGCGACACCACGGTGACCGGGCTGAAGGACGCCGGGCTGACGAAACTCCGCCGCGACCAGGTCGGTTTCATCTTCCAGCAGTTCAACCTGCTGCCGACGCTGACCGCCAAGGAGAACATCCTGCTGCCGCTGTCGATCGCCGGCCGCAAACCCGACCCGGCCTGGTACGACACGGTGATCGACACGGTCGGCCTGCGGGACCGGCTGGACCACCGGCCCAGCCAGCTCTCCGGCGGTCAGCAGCAGCGGGTCGCCTGTGCCCGTGCCCTGGTCTCCCGCCCCGACGTGATCTTCGCCGACGAGCCGACCGGCAACCTGGACTCCCGCTCCGGCGCGGAGGTGCTCCGCTTCCTGCGCGACTCGGTCCGCGAGCACGGGCAGACCATCGTGATGGTCACCCATGACCCGACCGCCGCCGCGTACGCCGACCGGGTGGTGTTCCTCGCCGACGGACAGATCGTCTCCGAACTGATCGAGCCGACCGCCGACACGGTGCTGGACACCATGAAGAAGCTGGACGTCCCGGCCGTCGAGGTGACCAACTGA